In Halomarina salina, one DNA window encodes the following:
- a CDS encoding methionine synthase translates to MTRNPAANREQFRPADHPNEHFILSTVVGSYPKPKWLNRARDLYHGELEVSAADRASDEPRGSFDIDVDFDEENWQEAKDDASRLITDEHERAGLDAIVDGEMRRNEMVEYFAHRIAGYEFHGPVKVWGHNYFDKPSVVDEVEYDETWLVDEFAFTDDVAQRPVKVPITGPYTLANWSFNEHYDDDAELSYALAELVNTEVEKLVEAGARYVQIDEPALATTPDDHAIVGECLEHITDGIPEDVRIGLHVCYGDYSRIYPEILDFPIDEFDVELCNGDYDQIDVFTEHEFTADLALGVVDAHVAEVEPVEDIVENIKRGFEVVPPERLTVSPDCGLKLLPREVAYGKMENMVTATRQVEAALDDGDIDLPRVAARADD, encoded by the coding sequence ATGACGCGCAACCCCGCCGCCAACCGCGAGCAGTTCCGCCCCGCCGACCATCCGAACGAGCACTTCATCCTCTCGACGGTCGTCGGGAGCTACCCCAAACCGAAGTGGCTCAACCGCGCCCGCGACCTCTACCACGGCGAACTGGAGGTCAGCGCGGCCGACCGCGCCAGCGACGAACCGCGCGGCAGTTTCGACATCGACGTCGACTTCGACGAGGAGAACTGGCAGGAGGCGAAGGACGACGCCTCCCGCCTCATCACGGACGAACACGAGCGAGCGGGGCTCGACGCCATCGTCGACGGCGAGATGCGCCGCAACGAGATGGTCGAGTACTTCGCCCACCGCATCGCGGGCTACGAGTTCCACGGCCCGGTCAAGGTGTGGGGCCACAACTACTTCGACAAGCCGTCGGTCGTCGACGAGGTCGAGTACGACGAGACGTGGCTGGTCGACGAGTTCGCGTTCACGGACGACGTCGCACAGCGACCCGTCAAGGTGCCCATCACCGGGCCGTACACGCTCGCGAACTGGTCGTTCAACGAGCACTACGACGACGACGCCGAACTGTCGTACGCGCTGGCCGAACTCGTCAACACCGAGGTGGAGAAGCTCGTCGAGGCGGGCGCACGCTACGTCCAGATAGACGAACCCGCCCTCGCGACGACGCCCGACGACCACGCCATCGTCGGCGAGTGTCTCGAACACATCACCGACGGCATCCCCGAGGACGTGCGCATCGGTCTGCACGTCTGCTACGGCGACTACTCGCGTATCTACCCCGAGATTCTCGACTTCCCCATCGACGAGTTCGACGTCGAACTCTGCAACGGCGACTACGACCAGATCGACGTGTTCACCGAACACGAGTTCACCGCGGACCTCGCGCTCGGCGTCGTCGACGCCCACGTCGCGGAGGTCGAACCGGTCGAGGACATCGTCGAGAACATCAAACGCGGGTTCGAGGTCGTCCCGCCCGAACGGCTCACCGTCTCGCCGGATTGCGGGCTGAAGCTCCTGCCCCGCGAGGTCGCCTACGGCAAGATGGAGAACATGGTGACCGCGACCCGACAGGTCGAGGCCGCGCTCGACGACGGCGATATCGACCTGCCCCGCGTCGCCGCCCGCGCCGACGACTGA